Proteins from one Toxotes jaculatrix isolate fToxJac2 chromosome 13, fToxJac2.pri, whole genome shotgun sequence genomic window:
- the LOC121191992 gene encoding class I histocompatibility antigen, F10 alpha chain-like — protein sequence MKTLIFLVLLGIHGAAAVTHSMTYIVTAVSGLDGFPKHNEVGLVDGQEFVHYDSNLKKIIPKTAWIEKNEGADYWDRETQRNINTEQVFQANVATAMQRFNQTGGVHVFQNMYGCEWDDETEKVKGYDQYGYDGEDFIALDVEKETWIAPVQQAVITKQKWDSNKADITQLKNYYTQICPEWVKKYVNYGRSSLLRTVLPSVSVLQKTPSSPLSCHATGFYPNGAMMFWKKDGEELHEDVDQGEVLSNHDGTFQMSVDMKLPSPEDWGRYECVFQLSGVKEDIVTKLDKAEIRTNGEKPTDMTVIIIAVVVVLALVIIATIGFIVYRKRNAKRPPSPVSNPEVMEQLNPSI from the exons ATGAAGACCTTGATTTTCCTGGTTCTTTTGGGAATACACGGCGCGGCGGCAG tgacaCACTCCATGACATACATTGTGACTGCCGTCTCTGGTCTGGATGGATTTCCTAAACATAATGAAGTTGGACTTGTAGATGGTCAGGAGTTTGTGCATTATGACAGCAACTTGAAGAAGATCATCCCCAAGACTGCTTGGATTGAGAAGAATGAAGGTGCAGATTActgggacagagagacacagagaaacatcaatACCGAGCAGGTTTTCCAAGCAAATGTTGCCACGGCAATGCAGCGTTTCAATCAGACTGGTG gtgtcCACGTTTTCCAGAACATGTACGGCTGTGAATGGGATGATGAGACTGAGAAGGTTAAAGGTTATGATCAGTATGGTTATGATGGAGAAGACTTCATAGCACTTGACGTGGAGAAAGAGACATGGATCGCTCCAGTACAACAGGCTGTCATCACCAAACAGAAGTGGGACAGTAACAAAGCTGATATCACACAGTTGAAGAATTACTACACCCAGATTTGTCCTGAGTGGGTGAAGAAGTATGTGAACTATGGGAGGAGCTCTCTGCTGAGAACAG TCCTTCCCTCAGTGTCTGTCCTCCAGAagactccctcctctccactcagcTGCCACGCTACAGGTTTCTATCCTAATGGAGCCATGATGTTCTggaagaaagatggagaggagcttCATGAGGACGTGGACCAAGGAGAGGTCCTTTCCAACCATGATGGAACCTTCCAGATGAGTGTTGATATGAAACTTCCATCACCTGAAGACTGGGGgaggtatgaatgtgtgtttcagctctctGGTGTGAAGGAGGACATCGTCACCAAACTGGACAAAGCAGAGATCAGGACCAATGGAG AGAAGCCCACTGACATGACTGTCATCATCATTGCTGTGGTGGTTGTTCTTGCTCTTGTCATTATCGCTACCATTGGATTCATCGTGTACAGAAAGAGAAATG ccAAACGCCCTCCATCTC CTGTGAGCAACCCGGAGGTTATGGAGCAGCTGAATCCAAGTATCTAA
- the LOC121191996 gene encoding DLA class I histocompatibility antigen, A9/A9 alpha chain-like has protein sequence MKMLFIMFLLGIHNVAAVTHSLKYFCTASSQVPNFPEFVTVGLVDEVQISYYDSNTGKAETKQDWMEKVTEDDPQYWEREIGNCVAAQQVYKVNIETAKKRFNQTGGVHIAQVMYGCEWDDETGEVKGYFQDGYDGEDFISLDLETQTWIAPVQQAVITKQKWDSNKARITQLKNYLTQICPEWVNKYLKYGRSSLLRTERPSVSVLQKTPSSPLSCHATGFYPDRAVMFWRKDGEELHEDVEHGEILPNHDGTFQMSVDLKLPSPEDWGRYECVFQLSGVKEDIVTKLDTRAVRTNLSRGFPTAAVTRLIVGLLLLLAASIAGFFIWKNFREKNNGFKPVNRGR, from the exons ATGAAGATGCTTTTTATCATGTTTCTCTTGGGAATACACAACGTCGCAGCAG TGACTCACTCTCTGAAGTATTTCTGCACTGCGTCCTCTCAAGTCCCAAACTTCCCAGAGTTTGTGACTGTTGGTTTGGTTGATGAAGTTCAGATTAGTTACTATGACAGCAACACCGGGAAAGCAGAGACCAAACAGGACTGGATGGAGAAAGTCACAGAGGATGATCCACAGTACTGGGAGAGGGAGATTGGGAACTGTGTGGCTGCCCAGCAGGTCTACAAAGTCAACATTGAAACTGCAAAGAAGCGCTTCAACCAAACTGGAG gtgtaCACATTGCCCAGGTAATGTATGGCTGTGAATGGGATGATGAGACTGGAGAGGTTAAAGGTTATTTTCAAGATGGTTATGATGGCGAAGACTTCATATCATTGGACCTGGAGACACAGACATGGATCGCTCCAGTACAACAGGCTGTCATCACCAAACAGAAGTGGGACAGTAACAAAGCCAGGATCACACAGTTGAAGAACTACCTCACCCAGATTTGTCCTGAGTGGGTGAACAAGTATTTGAAGTATGGGAGGAGCTCTCTGCTGAGAACAG AGCGTCCCTCAGTGTCTGTCCTCCAGAagactccctcctctccactcagcTGCCACGCTACAGGTTTCTACCCTGACAGAGCCGTGATGTTCtggaggaaagatggagaggagcttCATGAGGACGTGGAGCACGGAGAGATCCTCCCCAACCATGATGGAACCTTCCAGATGAGTGTGGACCTGAAACTTCCATCACCTGAAGACTGGGGgaggtatgaatgtgtgtttcagctctcaGGTGTGAAGGAGGACATCGTCACCAAACTGGACACAAGAGCAGTTAGGACTAACTTGAGCAGAG GGTTCcccactgctgctgtcactaGACTCATTGTAGgactgctgctcctcctggcagccagtatcgCTGGATTCTTCATCTGGAAGAActttagagaaaaaaataatg gGTTTAAACCTGTTAACA gAGGCCGGTGA
- the LOC121191993 gene encoding class I histocompatibility antigen, F10 alpha chain-like, giving the protein MRAFIFLVLLGIHGAAAVSHSLKYFYTESSQVPNFPEFVTVGLVDEVQMIYCDSNTRKAEPKQDWMKKVTEDDPQYWEESTVICMGNQQTFKGNTDTLKLRFNQTGGVHTYQRMYGCEWDDETGEVKGYDQHGYDGEDFISLDLGTQTWIAPTPQAVITKQKWDSNKAYVTQLKNYFTQICPEWVEKYVNYGRSSLLRTALPSVSLLQKTPSSPVSCHATGFYPDRAVMFWRKDGEELHEDVEHGEILPNHDGTFQMSVGLPSPEDWGRYECVFQLSGVKEDIVTKLDKAEIRTNEKNPMIIIIIAAVVILVLVIAAAAGFIVYKKKNAKRPPSPVSNPEVMEQLNPSI; this is encoded by the exons ATGAGGGCCTTTATTTTCCTGGTTCTTCTGGGAATACACGGCGCGGCAGCAG TGAGTCACTCTCTGAAGTATTTCTATACTGAGTCCTCTCAAGTCCCAAACTTCCCAGAGTTTGTGACTGTTGGTTTGGTTGATGAAGTTCAGATGATTTACTGTGACAGCAACACCAGGAAAGCAGAGCCCAAACAGGACTGGATGAAGAAAGTCACAGAGGATGATCCACAGTACTGGGAGGAGAGCACTGTGATCTGTATGGGTAACCAGCAGACCTTCAAAGGCAACACTGATACTCTAAAGCTGCGCTTCAACCAAACTGGag gtgtCCACACTTACCAGAGGATGTACGGCTGTGAATGGGATGATGAGACTGGTGAGGTTAAAGGTTATGATCAGCATGGTTATGATGGAGAGGACTTCATATCATTGGACCTGGGGACGCAGACATGGATCGCTCCAACACCACAGGCTGTCATCACCAAACAGAAGTGGGACAGTAACAAAGCTTATGTCACACAGTTGAAGAACTACTTCACCCAGATTTGTCCTGAGTGGGTGGAGAAGTATGTGAACTATGGGAGGAGCTCTCTGCTGAGAACAG CCCttccctcagtgtctctcctccAGAAGACTCCCTCCTCTCCAGTCAGCTGCCACGCTACAGGTTTCTACCCTGACAGAGCCGTGATGTTCtggaggaaagatggagaggagcttCATGAGGACGTGGAGCATGGAGAGATCCTCCCCAACCATGATGGAACCTTCCAGATGAGTGTTGGCCTTCCATCACCTGAAGACTGGGGgaggtatgaatgtgtgtttcagctctctGGTGTGAAGGAGGACATCGTCACCAAACTGGACAAAGCAGAGATCAGGACCAATGAAA agaatcccatgatcatcatcatcatcgctgCAGTGGTCATTCTTGTTCTCGTCATTGCCGCTGCCGCTGGATTCATCgtgtacaaaaagaaaaatg ccAAACGCCCTCCATCTC CTGTGAGCAACCCGGAGGTTATGGAGCAGCTGAATCCAAGTATCTAA
- the tapbp.1 gene encoding TAP binding protein (tapasin), tandem duplicate 1 isoform X3, producing the protein MTSISTIYKLSLVAVTCFIQACSSSCPVLDCWFVQEKAGRGGGLTPPTTQEKSLLYIRTDANSHNAANHQAPSDINPDRIFFITDPAATLCHHSLSPPKGSIKKPQCEISPFLQQPSTLQWVAPLTDSAFSPIYLQADWFSVALQGLNKERVISSIVRAPTGTKESNVILSVTSKTISVQARLGKPALLDCGFWVDPSSPLSGSGFAVEWRYQFRGKGRLVLAYDGKTDRVADAQEEGATLDFESLHKKRNASLILQEAKVQHSGTYICTVYLPYLLAQVVVELEIVEPPSLSIHPSPLPLIVPGQTLTVQCEASGFAPLSLELSWEFTGADGKSRPLETGSITGHRQAWDGTYSQSTRLELDTSKLDLGRGGELTCVAVHPGGTRRASTTVSVIGFSTPSIEDSMAMVGVALVLYGLIKFVSWTFTSSGEADKQEKKKD; encoded by the exons ATGACAAGTATTTCTACAATTTATAAACTGTCCCTGGTTGCTGTTACCTGCTTCATCCAAG cctgcagcagcagctgtccgGTGCTGGACTGCTGGTTTGTGCAGGAGAAGGCAGGTCGAGGAGGAGGTTTAACTCCACCTACAACCCAGGAAAAATCCCTGCTTTACATCAGAACGGACGCAAACAGCCACAATGCAGCGAACCACCAGGCTCCATCTGACATAAACCCGGACAGAATCTTCTTTATTACAG ACCCAGCTGCCACCCTCTGCCACCACTCTCTCAGCCCTCCCAAAGGCTCCATCAAGAAGCCCCAGTGCGAGATCAGCCCCTTCCTGCAGCAGCCCTCCACCCTCCAGTGGGTTGCTCCACTCACAGACTCTGCCTTCAGCCCCATATACTTGCAAGCTGACTGGTTTTCAGTTGCACTGCAGGGGCTTAATAAAGAGCGGGTCATTTCCAGCATTGTGCGTGCTCCCACAGGAACCAAAGAGAGCAATG TGATCCTGAGTGTGACCAGTAAAACAATCTCCGTGCAGGCCAGACTCGGGAAGCCAGCGCTGCTGGACTGTGGCTTCTGGGTCGACCCTTCTTCGCCTCTGTCCGGGTCAGGTTTTGCTGTTGAGTGGCGCTACCAGTTCAGAGGCAAAGGACGACTTGTTCTAGCTTACGATGGCAAGACAGACCGTGTGGCTGATGCTCAAGAGGAAGGGGCCACACTGGACTTTGAGAGTTTGcacaagaaaagaaatgcaTCCCTGATCCTACAGGAGGCTAAAGTGCAACACTCTGGGACGTATATTTGTACGGTGTATCTGCCGTACCTTCTGGCTCAGGTGGTGGTGGAGCTTGAGATTGTAg AACCTCCATCCCTCTCCATccacccctcccctcttccCCTCATTGTCCCCGGCCAGACTTTGACTGTCCAGTGTGAAGCGTCCGGCTTTGCCCCCCTCTCCCTGGAGCTGAGCTGGGAGTTTACGGGTGCAGATGGAAAATCCAGGCCCTTGGAAACAGGCAGCATAACAGGCCACAGGCAGGCCTGGGATGGCACCTACAGCCAGAGCACCCGGCTGGAGCTCGACACCTCTAAACTGGACttgggcagaggaggagagctcaCCTGTGTGGCTGTCCACCCTGGAGGCACACGACGGGCCAGCACGACTGTCAGTGTCATCG gGTTCAGTACTCCCTCTATTGAGGACTCAATGGCGATGGTTGGTGTGGCGCTAGTGCTCTATGGTCTGATCAAGTTTGTTTCCTGGACCTTTACCAGCTCAG GTGAAGCTGATAAACAAGAAAAG AAAAAGGATTAA
- the tapbp.1 gene encoding TAP binding protein (tapasin), tandem duplicate 1 isoform X1, producing the protein MTSISTIYKLSLVAVTCFIQACSSSCPVLDCWFVQEKAGRGGGLTPPTTQEKSLLYIRTDANSHNAANHQAPSDINPDRIFFITDPAATLCHHSLSPPKGSIKKPQCEISPFLQQPSTLQWVAPLTDSAFSPIYLQADWFSVALQGLNKERVISSIVRAPTGTKESNVILSVTSKTISVQARLGKPALLDCGFWVDPSSPLSGSGFAVEWRYQFRGKGRLVLAYDGKTDRVADAQEEGATLDFESLHKKRNASLILQEAKVQHSGTYICTVYLPYLLAQVVVELEIVEPPSLSIHPSPLPLIVPGQTLTVQCEASGFAPLSLELSWEFTGADGKSRPLETGSITGHRQAWDGTYSQSTRLELDTSKLDLGRGGELTCVAVHPGGTRRASTTVSVIGFSTPSIEDSMAMVGVALVLYGLIKFVSWTFTSSDYSRNDALSSTKTEVTVWPNSKIKLA; encoded by the exons ATGACAAGTATTTCTACAATTTATAAACTGTCCCTGGTTGCTGTTACCTGCTTCATCCAAG cctgcagcagcagctgtccgGTGCTGGACTGCTGGTTTGTGCAGGAGAAGGCAGGTCGAGGAGGAGGTTTAACTCCACCTACAACCCAGGAAAAATCCCTGCTTTACATCAGAACGGACGCAAACAGCCACAATGCAGCGAACCACCAGGCTCCATCTGACATAAACCCGGACAGAATCTTCTTTATTACAG ACCCAGCTGCCACCCTCTGCCACCACTCTCTCAGCCCTCCCAAAGGCTCCATCAAGAAGCCCCAGTGCGAGATCAGCCCCTTCCTGCAGCAGCCCTCCACCCTCCAGTGGGTTGCTCCACTCACAGACTCTGCCTTCAGCCCCATATACTTGCAAGCTGACTGGTTTTCAGTTGCACTGCAGGGGCTTAATAAAGAGCGGGTCATTTCCAGCATTGTGCGTGCTCCCACAGGAACCAAAGAGAGCAATG TGATCCTGAGTGTGACCAGTAAAACAATCTCCGTGCAGGCCAGACTCGGGAAGCCAGCGCTGCTGGACTGTGGCTTCTGGGTCGACCCTTCTTCGCCTCTGTCCGGGTCAGGTTTTGCTGTTGAGTGGCGCTACCAGTTCAGAGGCAAAGGACGACTTGTTCTAGCTTACGATGGCAAGACAGACCGTGTGGCTGATGCTCAAGAGGAAGGGGCCACACTGGACTTTGAGAGTTTGcacaagaaaagaaatgcaTCCCTGATCCTACAGGAGGCTAAAGTGCAACACTCTGGGACGTATATTTGTACGGTGTATCTGCCGTACCTTCTGGCTCAGGTGGTGGTGGAGCTTGAGATTGTAg AACCTCCATCCCTCTCCATccacccctcccctcttccCCTCATTGTCCCCGGCCAGACTTTGACTGTCCAGTGTGAAGCGTCCGGCTTTGCCCCCCTCTCCCTGGAGCTGAGCTGGGAGTTTACGGGTGCAGATGGAAAATCCAGGCCCTTGGAAACAGGCAGCATAACAGGCCACAGGCAGGCCTGGGATGGCACCTACAGCCAGAGCACCCGGCTGGAGCTCGACACCTCTAAACTGGACttgggcagaggaggagagctcaCCTGTGTGGCTGTCCACCCTGGAGGCACACGACGGGCCAGCACGACTGTCAGTGTCATCG gGTTCAGTACTCCCTCTATTGAGGACTCAATGGCGATGGTTGGTGTGGCGCTAGTGCTCTATGGTCTGATCAAGTTTGTTTCCTGGACCTTTACCAGCTCAG ACTACAGTAGGAATGATGCTCTATCTAGTACTAAAACTGAAGTAACAGTCTGGCctaattcaaaaataaaacttgcATAG
- the tapbp.1 gene encoding TAP binding protein (tapasin), tandem duplicate 1 isoform X2 has product MTSISTIYKLSLVAVTCFIQACSSSCPVLDCWFVQEKAGRGGGLTPPTTQEKSLLYIRTDANSHNAANHQAPSDINPDRIFFITDPAATLCHHSLSPPKGSIKKPQCEISPFLQQPSTLQWVAPLTDSAFSPIYLQADWFSVALQGLNKERVISSIVRAPTGTKESNVILSVTSKTISVQARLGKPALLDCGFWVDPSSPLSGSGFAVEWRYQFRGKGRLVLAYDGKTDRVADAQEEGATLDFESLHKKRNASLILQEAKVQHSGTYICTVYLPYLLAQVVVELEIVEPPSLSIHPSPLPLIVPGQTLTVQCEASGFAPLSLELSWEFTGADGKSRPLETGSITGHRQAWDGTYSQSTRLELDTSKLDLGRGGELTCVAVHPGGTRRASTTVSVIGFSTPSIEDSMAMVGVALVLYGLIKFVSWTFTSSGSGEADKQEKKKD; this is encoded by the exons ATGACAAGTATTTCTACAATTTATAAACTGTCCCTGGTTGCTGTTACCTGCTTCATCCAAG cctgcagcagcagctgtccgGTGCTGGACTGCTGGTTTGTGCAGGAGAAGGCAGGTCGAGGAGGAGGTTTAACTCCACCTACAACCCAGGAAAAATCCCTGCTTTACATCAGAACGGACGCAAACAGCCACAATGCAGCGAACCACCAGGCTCCATCTGACATAAACCCGGACAGAATCTTCTTTATTACAG ACCCAGCTGCCACCCTCTGCCACCACTCTCTCAGCCCTCCCAAAGGCTCCATCAAGAAGCCCCAGTGCGAGATCAGCCCCTTCCTGCAGCAGCCCTCCACCCTCCAGTGGGTTGCTCCACTCACAGACTCTGCCTTCAGCCCCATATACTTGCAAGCTGACTGGTTTTCAGTTGCACTGCAGGGGCTTAATAAAGAGCGGGTCATTTCCAGCATTGTGCGTGCTCCCACAGGAACCAAAGAGAGCAATG TGATCCTGAGTGTGACCAGTAAAACAATCTCCGTGCAGGCCAGACTCGGGAAGCCAGCGCTGCTGGACTGTGGCTTCTGGGTCGACCCTTCTTCGCCTCTGTCCGGGTCAGGTTTTGCTGTTGAGTGGCGCTACCAGTTCAGAGGCAAAGGACGACTTGTTCTAGCTTACGATGGCAAGACAGACCGTGTGGCTGATGCTCAAGAGGAAGGGGCCACACTGGACTTTGAGAGTTTGcacaagaaaagaaatgcaTCCCTGATCCTACAGGAGGCTAAAGTGCAACACTCTGGGACGTATATTTGTACGGTGTATCTGCCGTACCTTCTGGCTCAGGTGGTGGTGGAGCTTGAGATTGTAg AACCTCCATCCCTCTCCATccacccctcccctcttccCCTCATTGTCCCCGGCCAGACTTTGACTGTCCAGTGTGAAGCGTCCGGCTTTGCCCCCCTCTCCCTGGAGCTGAGCTGGGAGTTTACGGGTGCAGATGGAAAATCCAGGCCCTTGGAAACAGGCAGCATAACAGGCCACAGGCAGGCCTGGGATGGCACCTACAGCCAGAGCACCCGGCTGGAGCTCGACACCTCTAAACTGGACttgggcagaggaggagagctcaCCTGTGTGGCTGTCCACCCTGGAGGCACACGACGGGCCAGCACGACTGTCAGTGTCATCG gGTTCAGTACTCCCTCTATTGAGGACTCAATGGCGATGGTTGGTGTGGCGCTAGTGCTCTATGGTCTGATCAAGTTTGTTTCCTGGACCTTTACCAGCTCAG GCTCAGGTGAAGCTGATAAACAAGAAAAG AAAAAGGATTAA